From the genome of Gavia stellata isolate bGavSte3 chromosome 3, bGavSte3.hap2, whole genome shotgun sequence, one region includes:
- the TRAM1 gene encoding translocating chain-associated membrane protein 1 isoform X4, giving the protein MLVAIIIHAIIQEYVLDKINRKMHFSKTKHSKFNESGQLSAFYLFSCVWGTSILVSENYISDPTSLWRDYPHTLIPFQMKFFYILQLAYWFHAFPELYFQKTKKEDIFRQIVYIGLYLFHIAGAYLLNLTHLGLVLLVLHYFVEFLFHISRLFYFSDERYQKGFSLWAVLFVLGRLLTLILSVLTFGFGLARAEDQQLNFSTGNFNILAVRISVLASICMAQAFMMWKFINFQLRRWREHSSSQPQSVKKKFVTAKGKTSRKERENGINGTVTSNGADSPRSRKDKSS; this is encoded by the exons atgctTGTAGCAATAATCATACATGCTATAATTCAGGAGTATGTACTGGAT aaaattaacaggaaaatgcacttttcaaaaacaaagcaTAGCAAGTTCAATGAGTCTGGGCAACTTAGTGCGTTCTACCTTTTCTCCTGTGTTTGGGGAACAAGTATTCTTGTTTCT gaGAACTATATATCAGATCCAACCTCTCTGTGGAGGGACTATCCGCACACTCTGATTCC GTTTCAAATGAAGTTTTTCTACATCTTACAGTTGGCATACTGGTTTCATGCTTTTCCAGAACTGTACTTCCAGAAAACGAAAAAA gAAGACATCTTTCGCCAGATTGTCTACATTGGACTTTATCTGTTTCATATTGCTGGAGCCTATCTCCTGAA TCTGACCCATCTTGGACTTGTTCTTCTGGTGTTGCATTACTTtgttgaatttcttttccacaTATCCCGTCTTTTCTACTTCAGTGATGAAAGATACCAGAAAGG atTTTCACTGTGGGcagttctttttgttttgggaaGGCTTCTCACCTTGATTCTTTCGGTCCTCACTTTTGGCTTTGGACTGGCAAGAGCAGAAGATCAACAGCTGAATTTCAGTACTGGAAACTTTAATATCCTGGCTGTTAG AATCAGTGTGCTGGCCTCCATCTGCATGGCTCAAGCATTTATGATGTGGAAGTTCATTAATTTCCAGCTCCGGAGGTGGAGAGAGCATTCTTCTTCTCAGCCTCAGTCAGTGAAAAAGAAGTTCGTAACAGCTAAAGGAAAGAcatccagaaaagaaagag aaaatggaataaatgGAACAGTGACCTCAAATGGAGCAGACTCGCCTCGTAGCAGGAAGGATAAATCCTCGTAA
- the TRAM1 gene encoding translocating chain-associated membrane protein 1 isoform X3, whose protein sequence is MAIRKKSNKNPPVLSHEFIVQNHADIVSCMAMIFLLGLMFEITAKAAVIFVTLQYNVTIPATGMYHLAGEAISLYHYGIKDLATIFFYMLVAIIIHAIIQEYVLDKINRKMHFSKTKHSKFNESGQLSAFYLFSCVWGTSILVSENYISDPTSLWRDYPHTLIPFQMKFFYILQLAYWFHAFPELYFQKTKKEDIFRQIVYIGLYLFHIAGAYLLNLTHLGLVLLVLHYFVEFLFHISRLFYFSDERYQKGFSLWAVLFVLGRLLTLILSVLTFGFGLARAEDQQLNFSTGNFNILAVRISVLASICMAQAFMMWKFINFQLRRWREHSSSQPQSVKKKFVTAKGKTSRKERENGINGTVTSNGADSPRSRKDKSS, encoded by the exons ATGGCGATCCGCAAGAAGAGCAACAAGAACCCGCCGGTGCTGAGCCACGAGTTCATCGTGCAGAACCATGCGGACATCGTGTCCTGCATGGCTATGATCTTCCTGCTGGGGCTCATGTTCGAG attaCAGCAAAAGCAGCTGTCATTTTTGTTACACTTCAGTATAACGTTACCATTCCTGCCACAGGTATGTATCATCTTGCAGGAG AAGCAATCTCTCTCTATCACTATGGCATCAAAGACTTGGctacaattttcttttacatgctTGTAGCAATAATCATACATGCTATAATTCAGGAGTATGTACTGGAT aaaattaacaggaaaatgcacttttcaaaaacaaagcaTAGCAAGTTCAATGAGTCTGGGCAACTTAGTGCGTTCTACCTTTTCTCCTGTGTTTGGGGAACAAGTATTCTTGTTTCT gaGAACTATATATCAGATCCAACCTCTCTGTGGAGGGACTATCCGCACACTCTGATTCC GTTTCAAATGAAGTTTTTCTACATCTTACAGTTGGCATACTGGTTTCATGCTTTTCCAGAACTGTACTTCCAGAAAACGAAAAAA gAAGACATCTTTCGCCAGATTGTCTACATTGGACTTTATCTGTTTCATATTGCTGGAGCCTATCTCCTGAA TCTGACCCATCTTGGACTTGTTCTTCTGGTGTTGCATTACTTtgttgaatttcttttccacaTATCCCGTCTTTTCTACTTCAGTGATGAAAGATACCAGAAAGG atTTTCACTGTGGGcagttctttttgttttgggaaGGCTTCTCACCTTGATTCTTTCGGTCCTCACTTTTGGCTTTGGACTGGCAAGAGCAGAAGATCAACAGCTGAATTTCAGTACTGGAAACTTTAATATCCTGGCTGTTAG AATCAGTGTGCTGGCCTCCATCTGCATGGCTCAAGCATTTATGATGTGGAAGTTCATTAATTTCCAGCTCCGGAGGTGGAGAGAGCATTCTTCTTCTCAGCCTCAGTCAGTGAAAAAGAAGTTCGTAACAGCTAAAGGAAAGAcatccagaaaagaaagag aaaatggaataaatgGAACAGTGACCTCAAATGGAGCAGACTCGCCTCGTAGCAGGAAGGATAAATCCTCGTAA
- the TRAM1 gene encoding translocating chain-associated membrane protein 1 isoform X1, producing the protein MAIRKKSNKNPPVLSHEFIVQNHADIVSCMAMIFLLGLMFEITAKAAVIFVTLQYNVTIPATEEQSAEAISLYHYGIKDLATIFFYMLVAIIIHAIIQEYVLDKINRKMHFSKTKHSKFNESGQLSAFYLFSCVWGTSILVSENYISDPTSLWRDYPHTLIPFQMKFFYILQLAYWFHAFPELYFQKTKKEDIFRQIVYIGLYLFHIAGAYLLNLTHLGLVLLVLHYFVEFLFHISRLFYFSDERYQKGFSLWAVLFVLGRLLTLILSVLTFGFGLARAEDQQLNFSTGNFNILAVRISVLASICMAQAFMMWKFINFQLRRWREHSSSQPQSVKKKFVTAKGKTSRKERENGINGTVTSNGADSPRSRKDKSS; encoded by the exons ATGGCGATCCGCAAGAAGAGCAACAAGAACCCGCCGGTGCTGAGCCACGAGTTCATCGTGCAGAACCATGCGGACATCGTGTCCTGCATGGCTATGATCTTCCTGCTGGGGCTCATGTTCGAG attaCAGCAAAAGCAGCTGTCATTTTTGTTACACTTCAGTATAACGTTACCATTCCTGCCACAG AAGAACAGTCTGCAGAAGCAATCTCTCTCTATCACTATGGCATCAAAGACTTGGctacaattttcttttacatgctTGTAGCAATAATCATACATGCTATAATTCAGGAGTATGTACTGGAT aaaattaacaggaaaatgcacttttcaaaaacaaagcaTAGCAAGTTCAATGAGTCTGGGCAACTTAGTGCGTTCTACCTTTTCTCCTGTGTTTGGGGAACAAGTATTCTTGTTTCT gaGAACTATATATCAGATCCAACCTCTCTGTGGAGGGACTATCCGCACACTCTGATTCC GTTTCAAATGAAGTTTTTCTACATCTTACAGTTGGCATACTGGTTTCATGCTTTTCCAGAACTGTACTTCCAGAAAACGAAAAAA gAAGACATCTTTCGCCAGATTGTCTACATTGGACTTTATCTGTTTCATATTGCTGGAGCCTATCTCCTGAA TCTGACCCATCTTGGACTTGTTCTTCTGGTGTTGCATTACTTtgttgaatttcttttccacaTATCCCGTCTTTTCTACTTCAGTGATGAAAGATACCAGAAAGG atTTTCACTGTGGGcagttctttttgttttgggaaGGCTTCTCACCTTGATTCTTTCGGTCCTCACTTTTGGCTTTGGACTGGCAAGAGCAGAAGATCAACAGCTGAATTTCAGTACTGGAAACTTTAATATCCTGGCTGTTAG AATCAGTGTGCTGGCCTCCATCTGCATGGCTCAAGCATTTATGATGTGGAAGTTCATTAATTTCCAGCTCCGGAGGTGGAGAGAGCATTCTTCTTCTCAGCCTCAGTCAGTGAAAAAGAAGTTCGTAACAGCTAAAGGAAAGAcatccagaaaagaaagag aaaatggaataaatgGAACAGTGACCTCAAATGGAGCAGACTCGCCTCGTAGCAGGAAGGATAAATCCTCGTAA
- the TRAM1 gene encoding translocating chain-associated membrane protein 1 isoform X2, producing the protein MAIRKKSNKNPPVLSHEFIVQNHADIVSCMAMIFLLGLMFEITAKAAVIFVTLQYNVTIPATEQSAEAISLYHYGIKDLATIFFYMLVAIIIHAIIQEYVLDKINRKMHFSKTKHSKFNESGQLSAFYLFSCVWGTSILVSENYISDPTSLWRDYPHTLIPFQMKFFYILQLAYWFHAFPELYFQKTKKEDIFRQIVYIGLYLFHIAGAYLLNLTHLGLVLLVLHYFVEFLFHISRLFYFSDERYQKGFSLWAVLFVLGRLLTLILSVLTFGFGLARAEDQQLNFSTGNFNILAVRISVLASICMAQAFMMWKFINFQLRRWREHSSSQPQSVKKKFVTAKGKTSRKERENGINGTVTSNGADSPRSRKDKSS; encoded by the exons ATGGCGATCCGCAAGAAGAGCAACAAGAACCCGCCGGTGCTGAGCCACGAGTTCATCGTGCAGAACCATGCGGACATCGTGTCCTGCATGGCTATGATCTTCCTGCTGGGGCTCATGTTCGAG attaCAGCAAAAGCAGCTGTCATTTTTGTTACACTTCAGTATAACGTTACCATTCCTGCCACAG AACAGTCTGCAGAAGCAATCTCTCTCTATCACTATGGCATCAAAGACTTGGctacaattttcttttacatgctTGTAGCAATAATCATACATGCTATAATTCAGGAGTATGTACTGGAT aaaattaacaggaaaatgcacttttcaaaaacaaagcaTAGCAAGTTCAATGAGTCTGGGCAACTTAGTGCGTTCTACCTTTTCTCCTGTGTTTGGGGAACAAGTATTCTTGTTTCT gaGAACTATATATCAGATCCAACCTCTCTGTGGAGGGACTATCCGCACACTCTGATTCC GTTTCAAATGAAGTTTTTCTACATCTTACAGTTGGCATACTGGTTTCATGCTTTTCCAGAACTGTACTTCCAGAAAACGAAAAAA gAAGACATCTTTCGCCAGATTGTCTACATTGGACTTTATCTGTTTCATATTGCTGGAGCCTATCTCCTGAA TCTGACCCATCTTGGACTTGTTCTTCTGGTGTTGCATTACTTtgttgaatttcttttccacaTATCCCGTCTTTTCTACTTCAGTGATGAAAGATACCAGAAAGG atTTTCACTGTGGGcagttctttttgttttgggaaGGCTTCTCACCTTGATTCTTTCGGTCCTCACTTTTGGCTTTGGACTGGCAAGAGCAGAAGATCAACAGCTGAATTTCAGTACTGGAAACTTTAATATCCTGGCTGTTAG AATCAGTGTGCTGGCCTCCATCTGCATGGCTCAAGCATTTATGATGTGGAAGTTCATTAATTTCCAGCTCCGGAGGTGGAGAGAGCATTCTTCTTCTCAGCCTCAGTCAGTGAAAAAGAAGTTCGTAACAGCTAAAGGAAAGAcatccagaaaagaaagag aaaatggaataaatgGAACAGTGACCTCAAATGGAGCAGACTCGCCTCGTAGCAGGAAGGATAAATCCTCGTAA